One Rouxiella sp. S1S-2 genomic window, CCGGGGCTGACATCAGCATGATTGCCCGCTGCACGCAGGCAAGTGAGGCTGAGGAGCTGGCAAAAAAAGGCCAAACAGTGATGGCGCAGATTGCTGGCCTGAAGGTGCCGGTCGTCGCGGCTATTCACGGCGCCTGTTTGGGAGGCGGCCTGGAGTTGGCGCTGGCCTGCAACAGCCGTATTTGTTCGCTGGACGATAAAACGCAGCTCGGCCTGCCGGAGGTGCAGCTGGGTTTATTGCCCGGCTCAGGCGGCACGCAGCGCCTGCCGCGGCTGATTGGCGCACCCAAAGCGCTGGATATGATGCTGACTGGCCGCAGCATTCGCGCTAAACAGGCGCTGCGCATGGGACTGGTTGACGATGCCGTTCCTCTGTCTATTTTACTGCAAACTGCTATTGAGCGAGTGAACAAGGGCCGTATTAGTAAAAGAGTGTTGCCCTGTCAGGCACGACTTGCTCAGGGCCCGTTGGGAAAAACGCTGCTGTTTCACTTTGTGCGCAAGCAAACGCGCGCTAAATCGAAGGGGCATTATCCCGCGACCGAAAAAATTATTGATGTAGTGCAAACCGGGTTAACTCACGGCAGCGGCAGTGGGTATCAGGCCGAAGCGAGCGCCTTTGGCGAACTGGTGATGACGCCGCAGTCGGAGGCGCTACGCGGGCTGTTTTTTGCCTCAACTGCGCTGAAAAAAGATTTAGGTGCCGAGGCCTCACCGCGTGAGATCCATAACGTTGCCGTACTCGGCGGCGGACTGATGGGCGGCGGCATTGCCAGCGTCACGGCCACAAAAGCGGGTGTGCCGGTCAGGATTAAAGACATTAATCAGCAGGGAATAAGCCACGCGTTTAAAACCAGTTGGGACCTGCTGCAAGGCAAAGTAAAACGCGGCCACCTTAAGCGCGCCGAGCAGCAGCGCCAGATGATGCTGATTTCCGGGACTATTGATTACAGCGGTTTCAGGCAAGTTGATTTAGTGGTTGAAGCCGTGTTTGAAGATCTCGAACTCAAACAAAAGATGATCCGTGAAGTTGAGGAAAATGCTGCCCAGCAGACTATTTTTGCCTCAAATACTTCTTCTCTACCGATTCACGAAATTGCTCGCGGTGCAGCAAGGCCTGAGCAGGTTATTGGCCTGCACTATTTCAGTCCAGTCGATAAAATGCCGCTGGTGGAGGTTATACCCCATGCGCATACCAGCGCAGAGACGATTGCCACCACCGTCGCGTTTGCCAGAAAGCAGGGCAAGACGGCGATTGTTGTTGGCGATAGCGCCGGATTTTACGTTAACCGCATTCTGGCTCCTTACATAAATGAAGCGGCGCGCTGCCTGCTGGAAGGGGAGAGTATTGAGCATATCGATAATGCGTTGGTCAACTTTGGTTTTCCCGTCGGTCCGCTCCAGCTCCTGGATGAAGTAGGTATAGACGTCGGCACTAAAATCATTCCCATTCTTGAAACGGCCTACGGTGAACGTTTTGCGCCACCGCCGGGGCTGGACGCGGTGCTTAAAGATGACAGGAAAGGCCGTAAAAATGGCAAGGGCTTTTATCTTTATGCCGATAAAGGGCAAAAGGCCAAGAAAAAGCAGGCAGACTCTTCCATTTACAAGCTGTTAAACCTGACACCAAAAAATAAGCAAGCCGAGGATGACATTGCTGAGCGCTGTGTCGCACTGATGCTCAATGAGGCCGTTCGCTGCCTCGCCGACGGCACGGTGCGTAATGCCCGTGATGCCGATATTGGCGCCGTTTTTGGCATTGGCTTCCCGCCTTTCCTCGGCGGGCCGATGCGTTATATCGACAGTTTGGGTGCCGATGCGGTGGTGAAGAAACTGCAGGTGCTGCAGCGTCAGTACGGCGAGCGTTTTGCACCCTGTGACGCGCTGCTCACGCGTGCCGCCGAGGGGCAAAAATTGTATAGCTGATAAATTGAGCGTAAAATGTTCAATCTTGTTGATCTTACACGCCGCGCGTCGCCCCTAAATTTCGCGTCTAGGTGTGATAGAGATCACGGCTTAATTCGGGGTTTCTGGTAAACGTTAATTAGCTACCCTGACCGTTAGACATGGTCGTTAAATAAGCAGACTATTTACATCCATTTTCAGTTGGTGTAAAAAACAGCGTTTTCTTTACGATAACTTTCAGGCAAAATGCCCGACCGCGATACAGATGCCCTTAGCGTTAATAAGGACGCAGGCATTCCGACGGTACGTTTTGATGATGTTCTGATGATGTAGTGCCCTGCTAGGATGTGGGCAGAAGGGTAATACAGCACGCGAAGCGTACCTGTATAGCGCTATTTTTGTTAACAAAAGCGGTGCAATATGCAAGTTGTGATTATGCGTCACGGTGAGGCTGCTCTCGATGCGGCCAGCGATTCGGTAAGACCTCTAACCGATTGTGGATGTGACGAAACAGTATGTATGGCGTCCTGGTTAAACGGCCGCTCCGTCAAGATTCAGCGTGTTCTGGTGAGCCCTTATCTGCGGGCGCAGCAAACGCTGGAAAAAGTGCGTCAGGCGATAGCGCTTCCTGAAAAGGTCGACGTGTTGCCAGAATTGACGCCCGGCGGCGATCCTGCTTTAGTCGCCGAGGAGCTGCAGGCCCTGGCAAAAGAGGGGGTTAGCTCAGTACTGGTGGTGTCTCACTTGCCGCTGGTGGGCTATCTGGTGGCTGAATTATGCCCCGGGAAATGTCCGCCAATGTTTGCAACCTCTGCCATGGCCAGTGTTGAAATTAACGCCGACACGGGGCAGGGCAGTTTTGACTGGCAATTTAGTCCTTCACAGGTGATTGCAAAAGCCTGCGGTTGATTTGAAACGCAGCGGTCAGACGTATAAAAGGCACAGCGCGCTGTGCCTTTTTGCATTTCTGGGCTGATGCCTAGTCTTCCCGCGTTTTATCGTCCAGCTCGACCAGAACCAGCAGCGCAGCATTTCCCCCAAGCTCACGCGGCGCCTGATGAAAAGCCTCTACGTCCGGGTGCTGAGCCAGCCAAAGCGGCGTCTGTTGCTTTAGAATGTGTTTGCCGTGGCCGTGCATCACGCAGGCACAGTGCACGTGTTCACGGCGACAGGCCGCAATCAGCGCACCCAGCTCCTGCTTCGCTTCTCGCTGGGTAAGACCATGCAAGTCCAGAAAAAGCTCAGGTGAATAATCGCCGCGGCGCAGTTTTTTCAGCTCAAAATGGCTGACATCAGGCCTGACGTGACGCACCGGCCCTTCATTGTCCAGCATCGGCTGGAACTCATCGGAAAAATAGTACGTTGCGTCAACCTGCTCTTGCAATAGCCGTTTCGGCGAGGCAATAACCTGTGGCTTTCGCGTAGGTTTATGCAAAATAGTATCGTTTTTCAAACGCTTGGTGCCCGGTACCGCCTCACGAAATAAGGTGAGGTCTTCCTTATTCAGGGAGAATTTTTTCTTCATCGCAATTTCATCATTCTTCGCACATTTTTACAGTGTACCTGCTCAGTGCTTCCTTTCTAAATAAAACTGTTTCGCGGTATCTCGCAACAAAAGGGGATACCTGCTGATTTGTTGTTGTCTTCGTGGCAAACTATGCGGAAATTTTATGGCCGTAAATAAAGCCACCCGCCGTACCCAGGAGAGAAAATTGGATAAAATATTCGTCGACGAAGCCGTCAGTGAGCTGCATACCATTCAGGATATGCTGCGCTGGACCGTCAGCCGCCTGAATGCCGCTAATGTTTATTACGGGCATGGAACGGATAATCCTTGGGACGAGGCCGTACAACTGGTGTTGCCAAGCGTGTTTCTGCCGCTCGACATTCCTGAAGATATGCACACCGCGCGCCTGACCTCCAGCGAGCGTCATCGTATTGTTGAGCGCGTGATCCGCCGCGTCAATGAGCGCGTACCTGTTGCTTACCTGACCAATAAAGCCTGGTTCTGCGGCATGGAGTTTTACGTTGATGAACGCGTGCTGGTCCCGCGCTCGCCGATTGCTGAACTGATCAACAACCGCTTTGCCGGCATTTTGCAGCACCAGCCTGAGCATATTCTTGATATGTGTACCGGCAGCGGCTGTATCGCAATTGCCTGCGCCTACGCCTTCCCCGAGACGGAAGTGGATGCGGTTGATATCTCCGCCGACGCGCTGGCGGTTGCTGAACGTAACATCGACACCCACTGCATTGAGCAATGGGTTACGCCAATTCGTTCTGACCTGTTCCGCGAACTGCCTGTGTTGCAGTACGACCTGATTGTGACCAACCCGCCCTACGTTGACGAAGACGACATGGCAGACCTGCCGGACGAATATCGCCACGAGCCTGAGTTAGGCCTGGCTTCCGGCAGCGATGGTTTGAAACTGACACGTCGTATTCTGGCCTGTGCACCTGATTACCTCACTGACAACGGCGTGCTGGTTTGTGAAGTGGGCAACAGCATGGTACATCTGATGGAACAATATCCGGATATTCCCTTTACCTGGCTGGAGTTTGAGAACGGCGGTGACGGCGTATTTATGCTGACCAAACAACAGTTGCAGGACTGCGCGGCGCACTTCAGCATTTACCGCAGCTAATTGAATTTTAACAGTTAACACACAGCTTAAGGAGCCGTGATGGCTGGGAACAGTATTGGGCAATTTTTCCGCGTCACTACTTTTGGTGAATCCCACGGTATCGCGTTGGGATGTATTATTGACGGCGTTCCTCCGGGTATTCCTCTGACCGAGGCTGACCTGCAGCACGATCTCGACCGCCGTCGCCCGGGTACGTCTCGCTATACCACGCAGCGTCGTGAAGCCGATGAAGTGAAAATTTTATCAGGCGTGTTTGAGGGCGTGACGACCGGCACCAGCATTGGTCTGATTATCGAAAATACCGATCAGCGTTCGCAGGATTACAGCGCCATCAAAGACGTATTTCGTCCGGGACACGCTGATTACACCTACGAGCAAAAGTATGGCACTCGCGACTATCGCGGCGGCGGTCGTTCCTCTGCGCGTGAAACCGCGATGCGCGTTGCCGCCGGTGCTGTCGCCAAAAAATACCTGGCGCAGAAGTTTGGCGTGAAGGTTCGCGGCTATCTGGCACAGATGGGCGACGTCAGCTGCGAGCTGAAAGACTGGGATTTGGTCGAAACCAACCCGTTCTTCTGCCCGGACGAGTCCAAGCTTGAAGCACTGGACGAACTGATGCGCGAGCTTAAAAAAGCCGGTGATTCTATCGGGGCCAAAATTACCGTGGTGGCAGAAAACGTGCCAACCGGATTAGGCGAGCCGGTGTTCGACCGTCTGGACGCCGACATTGCCCATGCGCTGATGAGCATTAACGCGGTGAAAGGCGTTGAAATCGGCGACGGTTTTGCCGTGGTGAACAAGCGCGGCAGCGAAAACCGTGACGAAATTACGCCGCAGGGCTTTGAAAGCAATCACGCGGGCGGCATTCTCGGCGGCATCAGCAGCGGTCAGGCGGTGGTTGCGCATATTGCTTTGAAACCAACGTCGAGCATTACCGTGCCGGGCCGCACTATCAATCGCGAAGGCGAGCAGGTCGAAATGATCACCAAAGGTCGCCACGACCCTTGTGTTGGCATTCGCGCCGTGCCCATTGCCGAAGCCATGATGGCCATTGTGTTGATGGACCACCTGCTGCGCCAGCGCGCGCAGTGTGGCGATGTTAACTCTAGCGTTCCGCGCTGGTAGTGAACTGAAAAGACTGACTTTTGGCAGAGGATCCTTTGACAGAATGCGCATGAAAATCGGATTGATCGGCCTGTTGGCCGCCGCGGTGGCGTTCCCCGCACTGGCGATTACGCCGTGGCAGCGTATCACTCAGCCTATTGCCGGCGTTCCGCAGGCAGTGGGCAGCTATGCTAACGGCTGCCAGATAGGGGCTAAATCTCTGCCGCTCGACTCGCCTGACTATCAGGTAATGAGAACGGATCAGCGCCGCTTTTATGGTCAACCGGACCTGCTGACCTTTATCAAGCGCTTGTCGTCGGAGGCCAATCGTCAGAGTTTGGGCACTGTACTGATTGGCGATATGGCAATGCCTGCTGGAGGGCGTTTTAGCAGCGGACATGCCAGTCATCAGTCGGGTCTCGACGTCGATATCTGGCTGCAACTGCCGCGCAAGCGCTGGACGGAGCAACAGCTGCTAAAACCGCAACCGATTGATTTGGTTAGTCGTGACGGTAAAAACATTGTTAAAAGCCAATGGCAGCCGCAGATCGAAAAGCTAATTAAGCTTGCGGCTGAAGACACCGACGTGGTGCGCATTTTTGTTAATCCGGCGATTAAACAGCAGCTCTGTGCCGATGCGGGCAGCGACCGCGAATGGTTGCATAAAGTCAGACCGTGGTTTGGGCACCGTGCGCACATGCATGTTCGCCTGCGTTGTCCTGTGGGTGACCACAACTGTGAAAGTCAGGCACCGCCTCCTGCGGGTGACGGCTGTGGCGCCGAGCTGCAAAGCTGGTTCCTGCCGCCAAAACCGGGCAGTGGCGTACCTGAAAAGCGCGAGCCGCCTCCGCTGCCAGCCGTTTGTCAGGCATTGCTTGATAAACACGTGGGCCAGCTTTAACCGCCGTTCCTTTTGCCGTTTCGCTTTAAATTGAGTTAGTCAGTCACTATGTCAGATTCAACGGAAAAACATCATTATCAGCAGCTCATTGATATTTTTGATGGCTGTTTCAGTCAGGACTTCAACACTCGCCTGGTAAGGGGCGACGACGAGCCGATTTATCTGCCTGCCGACGAACAGGAGGACTTTAACCGCATCGTTTTCGCTCACGGCTATTATGCCAGCGCGCTGCACGAGATTTCTCACTGGTGCGTGGCGGGCGCAGAAAGACGCAAGCTGGTGGATTTCGGCTATTGGTACTGCCCCGACGGACGGGATGCACAGACGCAAAGTGAGTTTGAGTCAGTTGAAATAAAGCCCCAGTCATACGAATGGATGTTCTGCGCTGCCGCAGGCTTTAATTTTAATGTCAGCTGTGACAATCTGAGCGGCGACTGTGAACCGGATCGGATTGGTTTTCAGCACAAGGTCCGTGCAGAAGTATTGAAGACGCTGCAGAAAGGGCTGCCTGAGCGCCCGGCGCGCTTTATCAAGGCGCTGCAGTCGTTTTACAATACCGCACCATTGAGTGCCGACTCTTTTCCCGCTCCTCAAGAGCTTTAATAATAAGAACCTTGCCCGTCATCGTGTTTTTTTGCGGGCAGAGATACAGTAAGGAACAGGATGATCGCAGAATTTGAAGGGCGTATTTTCGCGCTGATTGAAGACATGGTTGAAAGCGCCACTGACGATGAGCTGTTTGCAAGCGGCTATCTGCAGGGTCATCTGACTGTTTCAGTCGCAGAAGCCGAAGCCAACGGTGAGAATACCTCGCAGCAGTTAAAAGCCCGCGTGCAGAGCAGTCTGGACAAAGCAATCCTGGCAGGTGAGCTTTCACCGCGCGATCAGGTGCTGGTGCTGGGTATGTGGGAAAACCTCTACCAGAAAGCCTTGCCTGAAACTGAGCGTGAATAAAGAGCACACCCGCGTTCCAGCCAAATCTTAAGGGCCCTTTACGGGCCCTTTTTACATCGGGCAGACCTCAGTCGAGATGAGTAACCGGACGGCCTTTAATCAGCTTTCTAACCCACATGCGGTTAGGATTAAGCGCCGCCAGCGTTGAAGCGTCGAGTGGCTGGGGTTCACCGGCAATCTGCGCTGCCAGAATCTCGGCGGCCAAAGGGGCGGAACTTAATCCCCGCGACCCGAGTGCGCCGAGCATAAATAGGTTGGCGTGCACCGGTGATGGTTCAATAAGCTGTTGCTGCTGCAGCCGCGTTGGCAAATCTTCATAGGTGCTTAGCAGGCTTTCATAGTCTGGCACGTTGCCGACCATCGGCAAGTGGTCGCGCGTGGCGCAGCGCACGCCGTTGCGGGCCAATCCGGCACTGACGTCAATCTCCTGCGGCCACGGCTGTTCGGGCAGGCAGTCAATCAGCCGCTGGCGATTTTGCAACTGATCCTCATCGCGGTAAACGGCTAACTGCTCGGCGCGATGATAGCTGGCACCGATGCAGTGCTGGCGGTTATTGGGATTCACCGGCGTTAGATAGCCGTCATAGCACAGCACCTGTCTAAGTTTGCTCAGCGACGGCGTAGTGGGAATATGAGAAACCTGCCCACTTACCGCGTAAACTGGGAGCCTTGCGCTTTGCTCAAACGCCGCAATGGCCGCACCGTTGGCCATCACCAGCGTAGCGTGTTCTTTTGCCGGTTGCTCGGCAAATTCTACCCGCCAACCTTGAGAGTCTGTCGCCGCAAGTGCGCTAGCCTGATGCTGATAATGCACCCGCAGACCCAGCGACTGCGCGTAGCCTATGGCCTGCGCCGTTAACTCGGCAGGGCACAGCCACCCACCCAGCGGGTAATGTACCCCGCCGACATCACAGGTTAACCCCACTTCTTCGGCCATTTGCTCCGCGGTAAGGCCGCTCGCCAAGGCCCGCGGCCATCCACCCTCGAGCAGCTTATCTATCTTGAGCTGACTTTTTTCATCGAACCCCAACTGTGCTACGCCACACCATTGGCCATCGAATTGCAGACCAATGTTCGAAAACTGCATGTATTGGCGGTGGGCAAAGGTAAAGGCGTGAGCAAAAAATTGTTCAATAGCATCATGCCGACCATTCAGCAGCGGATAAATTGCCCCCTGACGATTTCCCGAGGCGCCCTGTGCGGGTGATTCATCGGCGCAGTAAAGCGTTACTTCATAGCCGCGACGCAGCAACGCCAGTGAGAGCAGCGCGCTTGCCACGCCGCCGCCAATAATAGCTACATCTTGCGGATTTTTTGCCGCCGGGCGGGCATACCACGGGGCAGGATGTGCAGCAATCGGGTTATCAGCCCGCCATCCGCTGAGCATCTCGCGCTTCTTGCCGTGTCCTTTTACTTTACTGACGTTGTAACCGGCCTGCTGTAGCCCGCGGCGCACAAAACCTGCCGCCGTAAAGGTGGCGAAAGTACCCTCGACCCGACTCAGCTTTGCCATCGAAGCAAACAATTCGTCGCTCCACATGTCGGGGTTTTTAGACGGGGCAAAGCCGTCAAGGAACCAGGCATCCACCTGTTGATAGAGGCTCGGGTCACTGTTGGGCAGCAGATGCGTGACGTCACCGAACCACAGGTCCAGCGTGACGCGGCCATCGTCGAGCAGTAGACGATGGCAACCGGCAAAAGGCAGCGGCCACTGTTGGCGCAGTTTTTCAGCATAAGGAGCTAATTCGGGCCAGTTACGGTGCGCCATCTCCAAATCTTCTACCGAAAGCGGAAATTTTTCATAGCTGATGAAATGTAATCGCTGGAGCGTTGTCTGAAGAGGCTGTTGCTTGAATACGTCTGAAGATTGACTGAATTCTGTAAAGGCCTGCCAGAGCGTCAGAAAGTTTAAACCGGTGCCAAAACCCGTTTCTGCAACCACCAAAAGTGGGCGAGGGTGAGTGGCAAATCGCGCGGGGAAATGGTTGCCGTTAAGAAAGACGTGACGCGTTTCATGCAGGCCGCCCTGATCCGAAAAGTAGATGTCATCAAACTGTCGGGAAACAGGTGTACCCTGTTCGTTCCAGCTTAAATCGGCCGGTTGTATGGGGTTGTGATCCACGTAAAACTCTCTTGGTTCTAGGCTGTGCGCGAAGTTTAACTGTCTGTTATGCTGCGCGCAAATTTCAATTCTTTACACAACGAATTGCTGATCGGACTTGTTCGGCGTACAACTGTACGCTAAAGTGCGTGACGAAATCCCGAAAAGTTAATAGTAAAAAGAGGTATTAAATGAAACGTGCTGTCATTACTGGTCTGGGCATTATCTCGAGCATCGGTAACAACAAGCAGGAAGTTCTGGAGTCGCTTAAAAAAGGCACATCAGGGATCACCTTCTCGCAAGAATTTAAAGATGCCGGTATGAGAAGCCAAGTCTGGGGCAATGTAAAGTTGGACACTACTGGTCTTATCGACCGTAAAGTCCTGCGTTTCATGAGTGACGCCTCCGTTTATGCTTATCTTTCAATGGAACAGGCGATTGCCGACTCTGGCCTGACGCCAGAAATGGTCTCGAACGAACGCACTGGCCTGATTGCAGGCTCTGGCGGCGGTTCTCCACGTAACCAGGTTGCAGGTTCTGACGCAATGCGTTCACCGCGCGGCTTGAAAGGCGTGGGTCCTTACATGGTGACCAAAGCGATGGCATCCGGCGTTTCTGCCTGCCTGGCAACACCGTTCAAGATCCGCGGCGTTAACTATTCCATCAGCTCTGCCTGCGCAACCTCTGCTCACTGCATCGGTAACGCGGTAGAAATGATCCAACTCGGCAAGCAAGATATTGTTTTTGCTGGCGGCGGCGAAGAGCTGTGTTGGGAAATGGCCTGCGAATTCGACGCAATGGGTGCGATGTCTCGCGGTTATAACGAGACGCCAGATAAAGCATCCCGCACCTATGACACCGAACGCGACGGCTTTGTTATTGCCGGCGGCGGCGGCATGGTGGTGGTTGAGGAACTTGAGCACGCACTGGCTCGTGGCGCGCACATCTATGCCGAAATCATCGGCTATGGTGCAACGTCAGACGGCGCGGATATGGTTGCTCCATCAGGTGAAGGCGCGGTTCGTTGCATGAAGATGGCAATGCAGGGCGTTGATACTCCGATTGACTACCTCAACGTGCACGGCACCTCTACGCCAATTGGCGACGTGAAAGAGCTGGGTGCAGTTCGCGAAGTGTTTGGTGATAACTCACCGGCAATCTCTTCGACCAAAGCCATGACCGGCCACTCGCTGGGTGCTGCGGGCGTGCAGGAAGCGATTTATACCTTGCTGATGGCCGAGAACAACTTCATTGCGCCAAGCATCAACGTTGAAAATCTCGACGAGGCGGCACTCGGTCTGAATATCGTGACCGAACCGACCGAGCGTCAGCTGACCACAGTGATGTCAAACAGCTTCGGCTTCGGCGGTACTAACGCCACACTGGTGATGCGTAAGATGACTAACAATCGTTAATCGTTGTTAAGCCTATAAAATTTTCTCTAAGCCCGCCTTGTTGCGGGCTTTCTTTTGCCTGCATTTTATAAACATTTCAGATACAATCTCGCCCGTCTTGTTAAATTAAAAGTTATAAAACTTTCATTGATGATGATTTCCATAGGCCAGATAGCTCACTCACGACGTCGCTTCCCCGCATGGCAGGGAATTTGCGCGATTTTGATGCTATTTATCGCGCCAGTGGTGTCCAAAGCCTTGGTTGCACAAGGAATACCTGTTCCGATGATGGCGGGTATGGATATGTCATCGATGGAAATGTCTGCCGCGCCGATGCACGAAATGAGCCTGTCTGCGACGCACGACATGCACAACGCCGATCAAATGTCGCACGAAGCTCTCCCATCATCGCCGTTACCGGCTATGTCGCCTATGGAGATGATGGACGCGGCCTGCGGTTATTGCGTGCTGCTGATGCACCTGCCTCTGCTGGTTTTGCTGGCGATTCCGCTGTTGTGGTCGATGGCCGAGGTGGTTCGTCCGCCGCTGCCTTGTGCTATTCAGTGTCCGATCTCCGCGCCTTTATTTAGCAATTCTCAGCCACGCGCCCCTCCTGTTACTGTTCTGGTCGCCTGATGCCCTGTGGCGTCAATGGCCTGACCGTATTAAAAATCATTCACCTGTAAAATGACCCACTGCTACCGTTTTCAATCCGGCGCAGCAGTGTCGTTGTTTGATTTTGTACTGAACATATTCAGGATGTTATTCATGAGTCAACATGTTGGTCGCCTCAGCGCGACGGGCGAGGCGAGCGGTAAAGCCGCCGCACTGGCGCTGCTTAAACGCCTCCACTTTTATATTGGTCTCTTCGTCGGCCCGTTTATTTTCATTGCCGCGTTCACCGGCGTGCTGTACGTCGTCACACCACAAATTGAAAGTCATTTGTATGCCGAACAGTTGTTTACCTCTTCACGGGGAGAGATACAGCCGCTGTCCCGACAAATTGATGCCGCGCGAACGGTGGTTGGCGATCGGGCGGAAATCTACGCCGTGCGTCCCGCCCCGGTAAAAGGTGAAACGACTCGAGT contains:
- the fadJ gene encoding fatty acid oxidation complex subunit alpha FadJ, encoding MSQKPLIFPVEKLETATPSAFTLHFTEDDIGIITIDVPDEKVNTLKAEFAHQVSQILQQAQQHPKLKGLIFVSGKKDSFIAGADISMIARCTQASEAEELAKKGQTVMAQIAGLKVPVVAAIHGACLGGGLELALACNSRICSLDDKTQLGLPEVQLGLLPGSGGTQRLPRLIGAPKALDMMLTGRSIRAKQALRMGLVDDAVPLSILLQTAIERVNKGRISKRVLPCQARLAQGPLGKTLLFHFVRKQTRAKSKGHYPATEKIIDVVQTGLTHGSGSGYQAEASAFGELVMTPQSEALRGLFFASTALKKDLGAEASPREIHNVAVLGGGLMGGGIASVTATKAGVPVRIKDINQQGISHAFKTSWDLLQGKVKRGHLKRAEQQRQMMLISGTIDYSGFRQVDLVVEAVFEDLELKQKMIREVEENAAQQTIFASNTSSLPIHEIARGAARPEQVIGLHYFSPVDKMPLVEVIPHAHTSAETIATTVAFARKQGKTAIVVGDSAGFYVNRILAPYINEAARCLLEGESIEHIDNALVNFGFPVGPLQLLDEVGIDVGTKIIPILETAYGERFAPPPGLDAVLKDDRKGRKNGKGFYLYADKGQKAKKKQADSSIYKLLNLTPKNKQAEDDIAERCVALMLNEAVRCLADGTVRNARDADIGAVFGIGFPPFLGGPMRYIDSLGADAVVKKLQVLQRQYGERFAPCDALLTRAAEGQKLYS
- the sixA gene encoding phosphohistidine phosphatase SixA, translating into MQVVIMRHGEAALDAASDSVRPLTDCGCDETVCMASWLNGRSVKIQRVLVSPYLRAQQTLEKVRQAIALPEKVDVLPELTPGGDPALVAEELQALAKEGVSSVLVVSHLPLVGYLVAELCPGKCPPMFATSAMASVEINADTGQGSFDWQFSPSQVIAKACG
- the smrB gene encoding endonuclease SmrB — encoded protein: MKKKFSLNKEDLTLFREAVPGTKRLKNDTILHKPTRKPQVIASPKRLLQEQVDATYYFSDEFQPMLDNEGPVRHVRPDVSHFELKKLRRGDYSPELFLDLHGLTQREAKQELGALIAACRREHVHCACVMHGHGKHILKQQTPLWLAQHPDVEAFHQAPRELGGNAALLVLVELDDKTRED
- the prmB gene encoding 50S ribosomal protein L3 N(5)-glutamine methyltransferase is translated as MDKIFVDEAVSELHTIQDMLRWTVSRLNAANVYYGHGTDNPWDEAVQLVLPSVFLPLDIPEDMHTARLTSSERHRIVERVIRRVNERVPVAYLTNKAWFCGMEFYVDERVLVPRSPIAELINNRFAGILQHQPEHILDMCTGSGCIAIACAYAFPETEVDAVDISADALAVAERNIDTHCIEQWVTPIRSDLFRELPVLQYDLIVTNPPYVDEDDMADLPDEYRHEPELGLASGSDGLKLTRRILACAPDYLTDNGVLVCEVGNSMVHLMEQYPDIPFTWLEFENGGDGVFMLTKQQLQDCAAHFSIYRS
- the aroC gene encoding chorismate synthase, whose translation is MAGNSIGQFFRVTTFGESHGIALGCIIDGVPPGIPLTEADLQHDLDRRRPGTSRYTTQRREADEVKILSGVFEGVTTGTSIGLIIENTDQRSQDYSAIKDVFRPGHADYTYEQKYGTRDYRGGGRSSARETAMRVAAGAVAKKYLAQKFGVKVRGYLAQMGDVSCELKDWDLVETNPFFCPDESKLEALDELMRELKKAGDSIGAKITVVAENVPTGLGEPVFDRLDADIAHALMSINAVKGVEIGDGFAVVNKRGSENRDEITPQGFESNHAGGILGGISSGQAVVAHIALKPTSSITVPGRTINREGEQVEMITKGRHDPCVGIRAVPIAEAMMAIVLMDHLLRQRAQCGDVNSSVPRW
- the mepA gene encoding penicillin-insensitive murein endopeptidase, which codes for MKIGLIGLLAAAVAFPALAITPWQRITQPIAGVPQAVGSYANGCQIGAKSLPLDSPDYQVMRTDQRRFYGQPDLLTFIKRLSSEANRQSLGTVLIGDMAMPAGGRFSSGHASHQSGLDVDIWLQLPRKRWTEQQLLKPQPIDLVSRDGKNIVKSQWQPQIEKLIKLAAEDTDVVRIFVNPAIKQQLCADAGSDREWLHKVRPWFGHRAHMHVRLRCPVGDHNCESQAPPPAGDGCGAELQSWFLPPKPGSGVPEKREPPPLPAVCQALLDKHVGQL
- a CDS encoding elongation factor P hydroxylase; its protein translation is MSDSTEKHHYQQLIDIFDGCFSQDFNTRLVRGDDEPIYLPADEQEDFNRIVFAHGYYASALHEISHWCVAGAERRKLVDFGYWYCPDGRDAQTQSEFESVEIKPQSYEWMFCAAAGFNFNVSCDNLSGDCEPDRIGFQHKVRAEVLKTLQKGLPERPARFIKALQSFYNTAPLSADSFPAPQEL
- a CDS encoding YfcL family protein; this encodes MIAEFEGRIFALIEDMVESATDDELFASGYLQGHLTVSVAEAEANGENTSQQLKARVQSSLDKAILAGELSPRDQVLVLGMWENLYQKALPETERE
- the mnmC gene encoding bifunctional tRNA (5-methylaminomethyl-2-thiouridine)(34)-methyltransferase MnmD/FAD-dependent 5-carboxymethylaminomethyl-2-thiouridine(34) oxidoreductase MnmC; this encodes MDHNPIQPADLSWNEQGTPVSRQFDDIYFSDQGGLHETRHVFLNGNHFPARFATHPRPLLVVAETGFGTGLNFLTLWQAFTEFSQSSDVFKQQPLQTTLQRLHFISYEKFPLSVEDLEMAHRNWPELAPYAEKLRQQWPLPFAGCHRLLLDDGRVTLDLWFGDVTHLLPNSDPSLYQQVDAWFLDGFAPSKNPDMWSDELFASMAKLSRVEGTFATFTAAGFVRRGLQQAGYNVSKVKGHGKKREMLSGWRADNPIAAHPAPWYARPAAKNPQDVAIIGGGVASALLSLALLRRGYEVTLYCADESPAQGASGNRQGAIYPLLNGRHDAIEQFFAHAFTFAHRQYMQFSNIGLQFDGQWCGVAQLGFDEKSQLKIDKLLEGGWPRALASGLTAEQMAEEVGLTCDVGGVHYPLGGWLCPAELTAQAIGYAQSLGLRVHYQHQASALAATDSQGWRVEFAEQPAKEHATLVMANGAAIAAFEQSARLPVYAVSGQVSHIPTTPSLSKLRQVLCYDGYLTPVNPNNRQHCIGASYHRAEQLAVYRDEDQLQNRQRLIDCLPEQPWPQEIDVSAGLARNGVRCATRDHLPMVGNVPDYESLLSTYEDLPTRLQQQQLIEPSPVHANLFMLGALGSRGLSSAPLAAEILAAQIAGEPQPLDASTLAALNPNRMWVRKLIKGRPVTHLD